From Triticum aestivum cultivar Chinese Spring chromosome 7B, IWGSC CS RefSeq v2.1, whole genome shotgun sequence:
CTGGCCCAACCACCAGGATGCGTCACTTCTCCCAATTCCTTAGTCACTCATTCGACAAGTAACCAATCATAGTTGACCGGTCCACCGTTGACTTTTTGAGAAATGTGGAAAAAAGGAATTAAAGATAATATTTGCAAAATTTTGAAAcagatcatgaatttgaaaaaaaaaatcactgGCGATAGAAAGTTCATGGATTCAAAaagttcatgagttcaaaaaaagtTTGGGAATTAGAAAAAATGTTCATAGATTATGAAAAAGCTCATGAATTTTAAAACAATTATGAAATTTCTTAAAGgtcatgaatttgaaaaggttcacaAGTATTTAGAaatttcataaatttgaaaaaggttcatgcatttgaaaaaaatacaaaaaagaaaagcagAATAAAACATTACAAAGCAATTCAAAAAACTAAAAGGCAAAAAAATGATTGGATAGTTCCAGAAGATTCCCAAAAAGGGGCCAGGAAGTTCCTGGAACCTCCCCAAATCCGAGAAAAGGAAGCGGGCGTCGCTATATCTCGCCTTCACAGAGTCCAGCTTCGGACTCGCTGAAGGCGCGAGCGAGATAAGCCGGTTCACGCGCATGGGAGGCCACGGCCTCTTTTTCTAGGGTCTTTTTCGTTTTCTGTTACCTTTTTTGCTTCATTAtgtacttttgtttatactttaaatattctaaatatatatatatatatatatatttgatttTTATTTACAAAAAAACACTAtcaaagtatttgaaaaaatgtggaCTATTATTTGAACttttttgaataagtatttgaaaaactTTCATCAAGCATTCCGAAAAAATGTTGAACGTGTACAGAAAAATTGTTGGTCATGTATTAAAAACAAGTTAAACACATATTTGAAAaacattaatcaagcatttgggaaAATGTTGAACGTTTATAAaaaaatgttattcatgtattAAACAAATTGAAAAAAATTGGTATTGTATATAAAAATgtcaatcaagcatttgaaaaatatattgaaaagtgtttgaaaaatattaatcaagtatttgagaaatgttaaatgtatataaaaaatgttgaccatgtatttaaaaaataatgaaaaaagtTGAAcacgtatataaaaatgttaatcaagcatttgagaaatGTTGAATAAGTGTTTGAATAATCTTAATCAAGCATgtaaaaaatattaaatgtgtatagaaaaaatgttgatcatgtatgcGAAACATGTTAATCTTTTTATTTGAAAACTCTTAATCAGCTTTTAAAAAATGCATAGATAAAATTCTGTCCATCTATTAAAAATTGTTAATTCTGTATATGAAAAATGATAATCaagcatataaaaatgttaaatttgtatttaaaaaatattaaacatgtattagaaaatTGTTGTCGACTTATACAAAAAAAATatagaatgaaaaccaaaagaagtaaagaaaaccacaaaaatgaaaaaggcaaaagaaaatgaaaaacataTCCAAAGAGACAAAGCAAAAGAGAAtggaaaaagaataaaaaagcagagaagaaaaaataaattaaacaaaaaaaaagtaaaaagtaaaaaaattTGAAAATGCTGGCTTGTATTGCCTCAAGAAGGACGTACCCCCCCCCCTACTACTAGCCACTAACGCCAAGCGCGCGGAATGGCTAGCAGCGTCGGGCTTCTCTTCGGAGGTACTGTAGGGATCCCCCGTGCGTGATCCGTTTTCTCCTCCTTTTCTTTACAAGTGCGCTGATGGGCCAGTCCAGTTGCTTGTGCGAGGAGCGATTCCTTTCAGCGAGAGCAGCTTCCTTTTCGTTTAATGCGAGACATAGCTCCTGCAAAAAGAAGCTCGCCACTGGCGCCTTATACGGGCTGGCCCATAGATAATCTATCAAGGGATGTGGGAGTGTTGTAACAAATGGCCTTTAAACCACACCTAGAGCGCTAAATAGGCGTTGGGTTGGAGACCTACTTGATTACTGAATGCATGTGCTTTGTTGTCCTACGCTTGGTTTTAAGACTATAAAATGCACCCTCGATTGCTCTTTCTACAGCACATTGTTGTTTCTCTTTtccatttctttctttctttccttttgttttgtgttttttctcttctttttttaccttttgtttttcctttgtttttaAAAGTTTCCTTATTTTTTACTTTTATACTGTTTCAATTTATGCGTTTTGTGTTTCACTTCTCTTTTTGTACGTAAATATTGTTTAATTGTATCAACATAAATTCAGGTGTTCAGGAATTGTTTTCTTTTAGTCtcatatttttcaaaaatatatgaacattttaatACATGAATATAGGATTTTTTACATGATCATGTTTTTAAACAGAAGATGAACATTGTATTTTAttttatatacatgaacatatatatcggCATACatgacttttttttccttttctacagTATATATTTTTTCACTATTGTTGGGCTGCCCACCCATCAATCGTGACGTACTCATTGATAATGGATAATAACCAATGGGCCTTTTTTTTTCTTAAGAAACACACCCAGAGGGCATTGTAGACCTGACGATTGTCTATGAAAATGACCAGTTCAATGAAAAGATAACTGGACATGGAACGACTAGTAAAAATTAAGATTACAATGAAAATCGTagtcccttcgttcctaaatataagtctttttagagattttaataagagactacatacggagcaaaatgagtgaatctacactttaaagtttgtctacatacatccgtatatgatagtccatttaaaatctctaaaaagataaatatttaggaacggaagaagTACTAGTCttcttgttgctttgattgattgtttTACTATGGTTGTTTGTGTATTATGATCTTGATTTTGTTTTCTCGATTACTTCTATCATGATCTACTCTTTCACTTTAATTAACAGGACCGAGGCAAACTTTGCCAACCCATTTCATAAATAAAAAATTAAGATGCAAAAAGTCAACTTGTCCATCCCTATCTCTACATATCTCTCCATGGCACATTGCCTGGATTAATTCATAAGTGAAGTAAGCATTAGAGTAGAAGCGAAAAATAAACACACTGAGTGGAGTATAATGCCATACTTTATTTTTTTAAAGATTATACAACATATTTGATACCTTTGGAATAGAACAACCGTGCTACAAGGAACTACTCCCACTTCCCCTCAACAGCAACAAAAAACAAATGATATCACACCACAATAGCCCATGCCCCACTAGGTTTTTTCTTGTAAGCACACGGTAGGCTCATCAAGTTTTTCTAACATGGGCCCATGAAGTTGGTGAAACGTGGTCTTAGCGGCCTACTGCGCAAAACGTCCCTGAGAACCTAAAATTCGACTTGCAATCGTAAAAGCTAATTaagggagcaactaattaacgagtgctccttcgggagcctcgcaacgatcagcgccacttggcgcgctcacagccattcgccacgtgtcgcgctctgggcgctccctccggatttgctttttttatttttacgcacgcgtttttggctttttaaacgggtttttttttctgtttttttttgacgttttggttttctacCGGTCTTTCCTAGCATTTCGataaaaaaaattcgaaaaaaatattatttttttgcgcaaaaaaatgcATTTATTTCGCGAGAGTCACTGTTtagttttcgcgagaggcacggccgtgcctcttggaaacggaaaaaaaatatgcttttatcttttttttctttcgcgagaggcacggttgtgctttcgcgagaggcacaggcgtgcctctttcggaaaggaaaaaaagcgttttttgtttttttattttttcgcgagaggcacttCTTTGCTTCCGCGACAGACACGGTTGTGCTTTCTTgagaggcacgggcatgcctctttcgaaaagggaaaaaacacgttttctgattttttttttctttcgcgagaggcacgggcatgcctctttcgaaaagggaaaaaacacgttttctgattttttttttctttcgcgagaggcacggttttgcttccgcaagaggcacggttgtgctttcgcgagaggcacgggcgagcctctttcggaaagggaaaaatgcgttttctgtttttttttcttccgcgagaggcacggttttgcttccgcgagaggcacggttgtgatttcgtcagaggcacgggcgtgcctctttcggaaaggaaaaaaatccgtgttcccggttcggttttttcgttggttttttcgtccggttttttcgtgaaaaaaaagttcgtcaaaacctatcaacatgggatctagttttgaagatctcgacgcgaggaatccaacggcgaaagcgattcaagatttggacgcacggtttaagagataaaacgttttgaataaacggatctacgaaaaaagagaaaactcccaggttgcgacaagtggcgcacatgcagcgcgccacctGTCACAACCTGCGGGAGTTGGAGTAATCTCCGCAagaagtactccttaattagttatTTCGGCTAATTAATGAGTTAAATATTCTCCAAAAAAATAAGGATTTAAATCTTTCTTCATATAAGTTTCCCTCCTATAAATTGAAGGCCATAAGTGTGCGAATATCTCATTGGTGTGATATAACATACTACCAAAATATTGCCTGCGCATTCATGGAAGCCCATTAATGTCCCTGCATCATACTACTAGTATATAGTGGAGTCCTCTCTAGTCTATACCCTGCACTCGTCGCTCCTTGCACATTTTGCTGATCGAGAAGGCTCGCCATGGCTTCTGCAATGTTGCTCTTGGTGCTCGCCGTCGTCGCCCTCGTCTCCGGCCATGTCAAGGCTTTCGACCCTAACCCTCTTCAGGACTTCTGCGTCGCCGACCCCACGTCCAAAGGTACGGAGAATAAACGCCGTGCTTGTGGCAGCTCCTCAGTTTCTATGTGATCATCCATGATGATATGCCCGTACAGTGCACGAGAACGGGGTGGCGTGCAAGGacccggcggcggtggtggcggaggaCTTCCTCTTCGGCGGCCTGGACAAGCCGGGCGGCACGACGAGCAAGCGCTTCGGGTTCACGGCGAACCAGGTGCAGATCCCGGGCCTGAACACGCTGGGCGAGTCCCACGTCCGCCTCGACGTCGTGCCGGGGGGCATCTTCCCGGTGCACTACCACCCGAGGGCGGCGGAGACGGCGCTGGTGCTGGAGGGCTCCGTCTACTTCGGCTTCGTCTCCTCCTACCCGGACAACAAGCTCTACGCCAAGGTGCTCCGCAAGGGCGACGTCTTCGCCGTGCCGCAGGGGCTCGTGCACTTCCTATACAACAACGGGAGCGCGCCGGCCACGCTCTACGCCTCCCTCAGCAGCCAGAACCCGGGGCTGGTGCTCCTCGGCAACTCGCTCTTCGCCGGGGCGCTCCCCGACGATCTCGTCGCCAAGACGCTCCTCACGGACAAGCACACCGTGGAGACAATCAAGGCAAACTTCCGGCGGTCTTGATGCATGGCCACGCCGTGCTTTTCCCGATCTGTATTCTTTGTATTTTCTGGGGGCGGGCACGCTAATTTGCATGGCAACCGTTGCTTTGCAATAAACATGAAATATTTGGAGCAATATCAATTCGATCGTGCTGGATCACGTATACAAGGCGTTACGATTTGATTTAATTTTTGAACACCGAGTACGTTACGATTTGATTTGAACAAATCTTCACATTCATTTTGATTTTAAAAAGGAAGGTATATGTATACTCGGTATGAAAATCTCTAGAAATTATATACTCATGTAAAAAAGACTTTGTGTGCATTTCTAAAAGATTATTAAAACCAATTAAGGAGTACTTATCTAGTATTTCTTTCAACATGTAAACCATGTATAGGAAGATATATCTCAACATGTAACAATCCATTTTCATTTCTTTTTTGCGGTAAAATCTATTTTCATTCCTTTTTCCCGGTGAAATCCATTTTCATTCTCTTTTTTTTGCAGTGAAATTCATTGCCATTTTATTGTACTAATTAATTTTATAAATATTTTATAAGTATATAATAAAGCATATGTATGCTCACTAAATATTACTCGTATTCAAGTTCCATATAGCTAAATCTCGTTGAATATATTGTAACTGATTCATGCAGAAAAGTGTCGGGTATCATCAAGATTTTAAACGAAGAAAGATTATTAATTATGTGCCCTAAAAATATTATTATGTGGTGCCAGAATTAATTATTGTGCATATAATGGTTTGACTGTTTTAAGAGATTGCATTGCTCGTGCCGCCTGAGCCAACATGATGGATACATCATGGGAAACACTTACTATCTAGTTGATAGATGTCCAGCCCCAGACCAATCCATTGCCGTCGATTCAACAAAATCTGACGCCTCagggcatcttcagccgttggcccTCCCAGGACGCACAAAAATCGTCCCCTGGGGGCGAGCAGGCGAGACACTCGGCGCTGGGGGCGTTTTTTCGCCCAGTCGccgcccccagctcgcccccaggcgccgaaattggcccactttgcagcccaattttggcgaataaacggcccatatgggtgagaataggcccatattcggcgtggtttcgccctgtctcggcgttcaattatcaacataattattccttatcacatatttcatcacagaaaaatcaaatacttcaataAAATAGTataacaacaaatagttcaatacaaattatatagttcaacaaataaaaactcgtatttcatcacgcggcgtcccccttgagcctccataggtgctcaatcagatctttctgtaGTTGACGTCCAAGTTggcggtagctggtgatcaacttcggctagaggaccctgcctgtagtatggttcagtgtcaaacactgggtcttcttgctcgctctcgatgatcatgttgtgcaagatgacacagcaagtcatgatcccccacatttgatctttcgaccaggtctgagcggggtaccgaacaacagcgaatcgagattggagcacaccaaatgcccgctcgacatccttcctgcaaacctcctgaagcttcgcaaaccaggcgttcttgcctcctggcacagggtttgagatcgtcttcacaaatgtcgaccatctcggatagatgtcgtcagctagatagtaccccttgttgtattggtgcccattgatctcgaagttcaccggaggagaatgaccctcaacgagcttggcaaaaacaggagagcactgcaacacgttgatgtcattgtgagttcctggcataccaaagaaggagtgccaaatccagaggtcctgtgtggctaccgcctcaagcaccacactgcaaccgcctttggcgcctttgtacatcccctgtcaaccaaatgggcagttcttccatttccaatgcatgcagtcgatgcttccaagcatcccaggaaatcctcttgctgcattctgggctaggatccgagcagtgtcttccacattgggtgctctcaagtattgtggcccaaacactgccaccactgtccgacagaacttgtagaaacactctatgctggtggactcggccatgcgcccatagtcgtcgagtgaatcactgggagcttcatatgcaagcatcctcatcgctgtcgtgcacttctggatggaggtgaatccaagagcgccagtgcaatccatcttgcacttgaagtagttgttgaactcccggatggaattcacaatcctgaggaagagctttcggttcatccgataacggcgccgaaatgttctctcgccatgaagtggagcatcggcgaagtagtcggagtagagcatgaagtagccttgcagacgatgtcgattctttgctttcacccgccccggcgccgagccacctcgacgcggcttttcactgctcgccggcagctgggcgagggcggcgagcaccatcagatgctcttcttcctggacgtcggccgcggcttcctcctccagcagcgcggcgagctcttcctcctcatcggagtccATCGCCGAGTCagtcaaaacgccgaacaccttacgctcggtgggcgtgtacccgccgttaaaccgcgcctccgcggccggaaacggcggccgaCAGCGCCTAGTGCtgcgggaggggctgccgcggcgaagcgctgctattttccggcggggaatggctatctagtggAGTAGGCCGGCGCCCGTCGCCGGGATACAGCTAATGGTGGCCAagggcgcggggggtgcgaggcgagtcgggggaagaaaaaCTTCACTTTTtccctgtcggtgtgggccaggcgtgcttttccgTAGCGCCAGAGCCCCCAACGGCTccccagcgcgtcgggttcggcctgtgaccgccggacGGAAAAAAGGTCCGAgccggcgattttcggcgtcctgggggcgcgactgggccgttttttcagcGCCGGCGCGAAAAANNNNNNNNNNNNNNNNNNNNNNNNNNNNNNNNNNNNNNNNNNNNNNNNNNNNNNNNNNNNNNNNNNNNNNNNNNNNNNNNNNNNNNNNNNNNNNNNNNNNNNNNNNNNNNNNNNNNNNNNNNNNNNNNNNNNNNNNNNNNNNNNNNNNNNNNNNNNNNNNNNNNNNNNNNNNNNNNNNNNNNNNNNNNNNNNNNNNNNNNNNNNNNNNNNNNNNNNNNNNNNNNNNNNNNNNNNNNNNNNNNNNNNNNNNNNNNNNNNNNNNNNNNNNNNNNNNNNNNNNNNNNNNNNNNNNNNNNNNNNNNNNNTGCCCTCACAAACTGTGTTtcttatgcaaaaataataatCATTGGCAGGAATAACTACTGCAAC
This genomic window contains:
- the LOC123156499 gene encoding germin-like protein 5-1, translating into MASAMLLLVLAVVALVSGHVKAFDPNPLQDFCVADPTSKVHENGVACKDPAAVVAEDFLFGGLDKPGGTTSKRFGFTANQVQIPGLNTLGESHVRLDVVPGGIFPVHYHPRAAETALVLEGSVYFGFVSSYPDNKLYAKVLRKGDVFAVPQGLVHFLYNNGSAPATLYASLSSQNPGLVLLGNSLFAGALPDDLVAKTLLTDKHTVETIKANFRRS